A region from the Desulfomarina profundi genome encodes:
- the sppA gene encoding signal peptide peptidase SppA, which yields MKDLILSILTIFKYTGKVFTTLRNLVFNLLFILVIILVVFSLMPRKGIHLSPNTTLDLTISGNVVEEKRFTSAIEKMYLPTDPASEFEAETLLQDILDIIDGATADKDITVLRLDLRHLNRAGLNQLREIGRALKQFRAAGKRIIAAQDNYTQIQYYLAAYADTVILNPMGTVFLHGFGVYHLYFKQALDTLMVNYNIFKVGTFKSALEPMTRDSMSPEDRKQTREWLTALWNLYTDDIKKLRPLKPSAIRKYTSDLAAQLKSTGGDSAKLALKLGLVDKLLTREQSSAYLTKVTGRSQDSLKNNHISSGNYLKLLRNRLKSAYSQGKIAVLVAEGNIVPGKQPAGIIGGDSLSEMIHKAKKDASIKALVLRINSGGGSAFASEIIRQELLEFKKTGKPLVVSMGAVAASGGYWIAADADEIWASPATITGSIGIFGAIPTFEKTLSTYGIHSDGIGTTPLASGLNLARPLSEPLKSAIHQTISRGYEQFINIVSTGRKLEKSHVQSIAQGRVYDGTTAVKLGLVDRLGSLDDAVKAAAGMAKLKDYHRQFLQKPISVREQFIRYLTDGIEGTFLTEKLKIVQPFIYFLENNVSNGMKDLLKVRDPKGLYAYSLYTLAL from the coding sequence ATGAAAGATCTCATTCTATCGATTCTGACCATTTTTAAATATACAGGCAAGGTATTCACAACCTTACGTAATCTTGTCTTTAATCTCCTTTTTATCCTGGTGATCATTCTGGTTGTTTTTTCTCTGATGCCCCGAAAAGGTATTCATCTTTCTCCCAATACAACCCTTGATCTGACAATCTCCGGTAATGTTGTAGAGGAAAAAAGATTCACCTCCGCCATTGAAAAAATGTATCTGCCAACCGATCCTGCTTCTGAGTTCGAGGCAGAAACACTCCTTCAGGATATACTTGATATAATTGATGGGGCCACTGCGGACAAAGACATTACTGTTTTGCGTCTTGATCTCAGGCACCTTAACCGTGCAGGACTGAACCAACTGCGTGAAATCGGCAGAGCACTGAAACAATTCAGAGCTGCAGGGAAAAGAATAATAGCTGCCCAGGATAATTATACACAGATTCAGTACTACCTGGCCGCATACGCTGACACTGTTATTCTTAATCCGATGGGAACGGTTTTTCTCCACGGTTTTGGTGTTTATCACCTCTATTTCAAACAGGCTCTGGATACATTGATGGTTAACTACAATATTTTCAAAGTAGGGACCTTTAAATCCGCCCTTGAACCAATGACCCGGGACAGCATGTCACCGGAAGACAGGAAACAGACCAGGGAATGGTTGACGGCGCTCTGGAATCTCTATACTGACGATATAAAAAAGCTGCGCCCCCTGAAACCGTCAGCTATCAGGAAATATACATCCGACCTGGCAGCACAACTTAAATCAACGGGAGGTGACAGTGCAAAACTGGCTCTCAAGCTTGGCCTGGTCGATAAATTGCTCACCCGTGAACAGAGTTCTGCCTATCTCACAAAAGTAACAGGAAGAAGTCAGGACTCCCTGAAAAACAACCATATCTCTTCCGGAAATTACCTGAAACTGCTGCGAAACAGGTTGAAATCGGCTTACAGTCAAGGAAAAATTGCGGTGTTGGTCGCAGAGGGAAACATTGTACCGGGAAAACAACCAGCAGGGATTATTGGTGGAGATTCCTTGAGTGAAATGATTCACAAGGCCAAAAAAGATGCTTCCATAAAGGCTCTTGTCCTTCGTATTAATTCAGGTGGTGGTTCAGCGTTTGCCTCGGAAATTATACGACAGGAGCTTCTTGAATTTAAAAAAACCGGCAAACCTCTGGTTGTGTCCATGGGAGCCGTTGCCGCTTCAGGGGGCTACTGGATAGCTGCAGATGCCGATGAAATCTGGGCATCACCGGCAACAATAACCGGATCTATAGGTATTTTCGGTGCAATACCGACATTTGAAAAAACACTTTCAACCTATGGTATCCACAGTGATGGAATAGGAACCACACCCCTTGCATCAGGTCTTAACCTGGCCCGTCCCCTCTCCGAACCGCTGAAATCGGCAATTCATCAGACAATTTCCAGGGGATATGAACAATTTATCAATATTGTATCCACTGGTCGAAAACTTGAGAAGTCTCATGTTCAGTCAATTGCCCAAGGAAGGGTATACGATGGTACGACAGCGGTCAAACTTGGCCTTGTGGACAGGCTCGGCAGTTTGGATGATGCAGTCAAAGCTGCAGCTGGTATGGCAAAACTGAAAGACTATCACAGGCAATTCCTTCAAAAGCCAATTTCTGTTCGGGAGCAATTTATCCGATATTTAACAGATGGGATTGAAGGCACATTTTTAACCGAAAAGCTCAAAATAGTTCAACCATTTATATATTTCCTGGAAAATAATGTATCAAATGGAATGAAAGATCTGCTGAAGGTGAGAGATCCAAAGGGATTATATGCTTATTCCCTCTATACCCTGGCACTGTAG
- the dinB gene encoding DNA polymerase IV, with protein sequence MYTKRKIIHIDMDAFYASVEQKDNPRYRGKPLIVGGRPKSRGVVAACSYEARVFGIHSAMPCSMAARLCSQAVFVRPRIHRYKEVSLKIMKIFRQYTDLVEPLSLDEAFLDVTVNNTNNPSATLVAEQIRRQIFRETGLTASAGVSYNKFLAKVASDVHKPNGITTIPPEHAMDFLSSLPIGKFFGVGKVTEKKMTDLGIKNGSDLRSWDREKLIIHFGKTGSFLSDIVRGIDNRPVQPNRIRKSVGSETTLRQDIREIERVLDILSAIAEKIERSLLKLQTGGYTVTLKIRYSDFTTITRSRTLKNPIFSKSDILHCLPELLRMTEAGTRDVRLLGISISNLTLNKGNRPHQLLLPFP encoded by the coding sequence ATGTATACCAAAAGAAAAATAATTCATATAGATATGGATGCATTTTATGCCTCTGTGGAGCAAAAAGATAACCCCCGGTACAGGGGCAAACCTCTTATTGTCGGTGGACGCCCCAAAAGCCGGGGTGTTGTGGCCGCCTGTTCCTATGAAGCACGTGTTTTTGGTATCCATTCTGCCATGCCATGCTCAATGGCTGCCAGACTCTGTTCCCAGGCTGTCTTCGTTCGTCCACGTATACACAGGTACAAGGAAGTTTCTCTGAAAATCATGAAGATATTCAGGCAATACACAGATCTGGTTGAACCCCTTTCTCTCGATGAGGCATTTCTTGATGTAACCGTAAATAACACCAATAATCCGTCGGCTACCCTGGTGGCCGAACAAATACGCAGACAGATTTTTCGTGAAACAGGCCTGACAGCATCAGCAGGAGTATCCTACAATAAATTTCTGGCAAAAGTGGCCTCCGATGTTCATAAGCCCAATGGAATCACGACAATTCCACCGGAACATGCCATGGATTTCCTTTCTTCCCTTCCCATCGGGAAATTTTTTGGAGTTGGAAAGGTAACTGAGAAAAAAATGACTGATCTCGGTATTAAAAATGGTTCTGATCTGCGTTCGTGGGACAGGGAAAAATTGATAATCCATTTTGGCAAGACCGGCTCCTTTCTCAGTGATATTGTGCGTGGAATCGACAATCGACCTGTTCAGCCGAACAGGATCAGGAAATCGGTGGGCAGTGAAACCACCCTCCGCCAGGATATCAGAGAAATTGAGAGGGTGCTGGATATTCTCTCTGCAATAGCAGAAAAAATAGAACGATCCCTGTTGAAATTACAGACAGGAGGATACACGGTTACCTTGAAAATACGATATTCTGATTTTACAACAATCACCCGTTCACGAACGCTTAAAAACCCAATTTTCAGCAAAAGTGATATCCTTCACTGTCTTCCGGAGCTACTGCGAATGACGGAAGCTGGAACGCGTGACGTTCGATTACTGGGTATATCCATTTCAAATCTCACCCTGAATAAGGGTAACAGGCCACATCAACTTCTGTTACCATTTCCCTGA